The nucleotide sequence ACACAACAATATATTGTCCCGAAAGTAAAGCGACTTCCGGTAAAACTAAAAGCGCTAAAGCGATAAATCATACAACATTTTTACCACGTCATTTTGCAAGAGAGAATGCATAACCCATTAAAAAGGTGATAAATACTTTCAAAAGAACTGACAAAACAACATTTAAAGATGTATATCCTAATGAAGATCAATAACCAGTAGAGAACGCACGTTTATATGTGTTAGCAACTACTGCACTTCATTCTAAAATTTCACCATTTCCTTCTTTTCCTACGATGTGCGTACTTCCTTCGCGAAAATCTGAAATGACACGAAAATTAGTTGATAAATTACGAACTTCATCGTCGGTCATCAATGAAATTGAAATCATAAAAAAGAATGGAAACAAAATAACAATACCAAAGAAACATAAAACCAATAATTTTAGAAAACCAGAAAAAAGAACTGAGACAGGATTGGAGTCTTTTACTTGTGTTGAAACTACTTCTTGATTCTTTTTAATCTTTCTACGAATCAGGTG is from Mycoplasmopsis mustelae and encodes:
- a CDS encoding carbohydrate ABC transporter permease → MFGLKLRIQQHLIRRKIKKNQEVVSTQVKDSNPVSVLFSGFLKLLVLCFFGIVILFPFFFMISISLMTDDEVRNLSTNFRVISDFREGSTHIVGKEGNGEILEWSAVVANTYKRAFSTGYWSSLGYTSLNVVLSVLLKVFITFLMGYAFSLAKWRGKNVVWFIALALLVLPEVALLSGQYIVVYRTNLRANYTSLLFAIVLPFVSSIFNTVMYKNAFEAIPGRIKEVSLIDGANGLKYMFKIAFPMVMPTTLTIIILTALASWNAYLWPSILVTDSNQLNLLSVWLFKAGIDNSDTQAETLQNIKMAAALIVILPMFIIYLLLRKRIMGAISRQGSTIKG